One Candidatus Omnitrophota bacterium DNA segment encodes these proteins:
- a CDS encoding ketoacyl-ACP synthase III — translation MSARASVSHRIGIIGLGMYIPPKVVTNADLEKIVETNDEWIRSRTGICERHVADPGTTTSDLAANAAQGALKQAHLDPKDLDLLIVATTTPDMLFPSAACLVQRRLGAKSAVCFDLSAACSGSVFAMITAQQYLQSGRYRNALVIGAEVLSAFIDWTDRSTCILFGDGAGACVLAPVKRGGIIATDMGSDGTAAELLTMPGGGSKYPPSHKSIDQKLHFLRMNGSEVFKLAVRRMADSAKKVMSDGGIQPEHVECFIPHQANVRIIEAVAKWAHLPIEKVYMNLQRYGNTSAASNLIALYEAVNEGVIQKQDHVVIVAFGAGMTWGSILLQW, via the coding sequence ATGAGCGCCCGCGCGAGTGTTTCGCATCGCATTGGCATCATCGGCTTAGGGATGTACATTCCTCCTAAGGTGGTGACCAATGCCGACCTTGAAAAAATCGTCGAAACGAACGATGAATGGATCCGTTCGCGCACCGGGATTTGCGAGCGCCACGTGGCGGATCCCGGCACGACGACCAGCGATTTGGCCGCCAACGCCGCCCAAGGAGCTCTCAAGCAAGCGCATCTTGATCCGAAAGATCTTGACCTGCTCATTGTGGCCACGACGACGCCCGACATGCTCTTTCCCTCAGCGGCGTGCCTCGTGCAGCGGCGTTTAGGGGCGAAATCCGCCGTCTGTTTTGATCTCTCCGCCGCCTGTTCCGGCTCGGTGTTCGCCATGATCACCGCGCAGCAGTATCTGCAGTCGGGCCGATATCGGAACGCGCTGGTGATCGGGGCGGAAGTGCTGTCCGCCTTCATCGACTGGACCGATCGATCCACGTGCATCCTCTTCGGCGACGGGGCCGGGGCGTGCGTGCTCGCTCCGGTCAAGCGCGGCGGGATCATCGCGACCGACATGGGCTCTGATGGGACGGCGGCGGAGCTGCTCACGATGCCGGGTGGGGGCTCCAAATACCCGCCATCGCACAAATCGATTGATCAGAAACTGCACTTTCTTCGGATGAACGGCTCGGAAGTGTTCAAGCTCGCGGTGCGGCGCATGGCGGACTCGGCGAAGAAGGTCATGAGCGACGGCGGCATTCAGCCGGAACATGTGGAGTGCTTCATTCCGCATCAAGCCAATGTGCGCATCATCGAGGCGGTGGCGAAATGGGCCCATCTGCCGATTGAAAAGGTCTACATGAATTTGCAGCGCTATGGGAACACCTCAGCGGCCTCCAATCTCATCGCCCTGTATGAAGCGGTCAACGAAGGCGTCATTCAGAAACAGGACCACGTCGTCATCGTGGCCTTCGGGGCCGGCATGACGTGGGGCTCCATCCTGCTGCAATGGTAG
- a CDS encoding antitoxin produces the protein MARLKHEERKLLASVEQGEWRPAGKAVMKRYVQVARHTLKKDRRVNIRLAQVDLEGIQTKAFGEGLPYQTLIASILHKYVTGSLVTKR, from the coding sequence ATGGCGCGACTGAAGCACGAGGAACGTAAGCTCCTCGCATCGGTAGAACAGGGCGAGTGGCGACCGGCCGGCAAAGCGGTGATGAAACGCTATGTCCAAGTGGCGCGCCACACCCTGAAGAAAGACCGCCGGGTGAACATCCGCCTTGCGCAGGTGGACCTCGAGGGCATCCAGACCAAAGCGTTTGGAGAAGGCCTGCCGTATCAGACCTTGATCGCCAGCATCCTCCACAAGTACGTCACCGGTTCCCTCGTCACGAAGCGCTAA
- a CDS encoding glycosyltransferase family 39 protein translates to MRSRTTRGGLLALGLIAAIGAGYLATLRAGHDWGDDFSAYLQHAKNIAEGRPYASGGYLYNPANPIGPPACPPVFPLLLAPVYALFGLNLTAMKAAVVLWFLAALFMMFLVFRRLRPDAEALALVAIIGVNPLFWSFKDQVLSDVPFLCFTYASFWLIAQHDLQRASPRPRWLLALATGLVWYLAYGTRSLGLLIPAALVIALAIRRQRPSRSLLIALLLLAGLIALQNLWLHTDRAYLAQLGNAPKTMWSHAAYYSQELRDLWRNGYSKPLMKALFLTVNGLALLGYGSALRRGVTMLEVFPLLYLAAIFSWPHYQGIRYLFPVIPLYVAYALSGIRSLPWGRRNTTRRLATATVLIAIFASYAAAYTKVDYGPIKEGVAQRETVELFDYIRRDTDPSSVIVFAKPRVLSLYTGRRSAVYPLTSDGREIVAYLRRIGAAYVVASPIFFTDQSLLQPVLQRHAALFEPVYANAVFTMYRMAVEPPPR, encoded by the coding sequence ATGAGGAGTCGAACGACGCGGGGTGGGCTCCTCGCGCTGGGACTGATCGCCGCGATCGGCGCGGGGTATCTGGCCACATTGCGGGCCGGCCACGATTGGGGCGATGATTTCAGCGCGTATCTCCAGCACGCGAAAAATATCGCCGAAGGCCGGCCGTATGCCTCCGGCGGCTACCTCTATAATCCGGCCAATCCCATCGGCCCCCCGGCCTGCCCGCCGGTCTTCCCGCTGCTGCTCGCCCCGGTCTATGCACTCTTCGGCCTGAACCTCACCGCTATGAAAGCCGCGGTCGTGCTATGGTTCTTGGCCGCGCTCTTCATGATGTTCCTGGTGTTTCGACGCCTCCGTCCAGATGCCGAAGCCCTCGCGCTGGTGGCGATCATCGGGGTCAATCCGCTGTTCTGGAGTTTCAAAGACCAGGTGCTGTCTGATGTTCCGTTTCTGTGTTTTACCTATGCGAGCTTCTGGCTCATCGCACAGCACGATCTCCAGCGCGCCTCGCCGCGGCCCAGGTGGCTGCTCGCCCTCGCCACCGGCCTTGTCTGGTATCTGGCCTACGGCACGAGAAGCCTTGGGCTGCTCATCCCAGCCGCCCTGGTGATCGCCCTGGCCATCCGACGGCAGCGTCCTTCTCGCTCGCTGCTCATCGCCCTGCTGCTGCTGGCTGGGCTCATCGCGCTGCAAAATCTCTGGCTGCACACGGACCGCGCGTATCTGGCCCAGCTGGGCAATGCCCCGAAGACCATGTGGTCGCATGCCGCGTATTACTCGCAGGAGCTTCGGGATCTGTGGCGCAACGGCTATTCCAAACCGCTGATGAAAGCGCTGTTTCTGACGGTCAACGGGCTAGCCCTCCTCGGCTACGGCTCAGCACTTCGGCGCGGCGTAACCATGCTGGAGGTCTTTCCCCTCCTCTATCTTGCTGCGATTTTCAGCTGGCCGCACTACCAAGGCATCCGGTATCTGTTCCCGGTCATCCCGCTGTATGTCGCCTATGCCCTCTCCGGCATCCGGAGTCTTCCGTGGGGCCGGCGAAACACCACCCGCCGTCTTGCCACGGCCACCGTGCTCATCGCCATCTTTGCGTCATACGCCGCCGCGTATACGAAGGTTGACTACGGACCGATCAAGGAGGGAGTCGCACAGCGGGAAACGGTGGAGCTCTTCGATTACATCAGGCGGGACACCGACCCGTCGTCGGTGATCGTCTTTGCCAAACCGCGGGTGCTCTCGTTATACACCGGCCGGCGATCCGCGGTGTATCCGCTCACGAGCGATGGCCGAGAGATTGTGGCGTACCTGCGTCGCATCGGCGCGGCCTACGTCGTGGCCAGCCCAATCTTTTTCACTGATCAATCGCTGCTGCAGCCCGTGCTGCAGCGGCACGCCGCGCTGTTTGAACCGGTGTACGCCAACGCCGTCTTCACGATGTACCGGATGGCGGTGGAGCCGCCGCCGAGGTAA
- a CDS encoding Bor family protein, which translates to MSLLRDQRIRRTVAATLACVVLSGCATVTLTQQGERTISSHPTYEKREAFFLWGLVGDHWIDVRKVCGTQNVQQMQTQFTFLDELFTFITLGIYAPRTAKVWCR; encoded by the coding sequence ATGTCCCTGCTTAGGGATCAGCGTATCAGACGGACCGTCGCTGCGACCTTAGCGTGTGTCGTGCTTTCGGGTTGCGCTACTGTGACGCTCACGCAGCAAGGAGAGCGAACGATTAGCTCCCATCCAACCTATGAAAAGAGAGAGGCGTTTTTTCTTTGGGGTTTAGTTGGCGATCACTGGATTGATGTTCGCAAGGTATGCGGTACTCAAAATGTCCAACAAATGCAAACCCAGTTCACATTTCTTGACGAGCTCTTCACTTTCATCACGTTGGGAATCTACGCACCACGTACAGCAAAAGTCTGGTGCAGGTGA
- the fabD gene encoding ACP S-malonyltransferase, protein MVAIAYLLPGQGAQAVGMGKAFYDRFEISREIYKQANKALGFDVTALCFEGPPEDLTKTETCQPALFVTSMAAYAAFRETAPTITPVGVAGLSLGELTSLAVAEAFSLSDAFYLVKARGEAMAECAVKSGGAMLAVIGLTEEAINGVCHQSGATAANFNAPDQIVLSGTVAAIAHAGELAKAAGAKRAIRLEVAGAFHSPIMQPAAEAFKRALAKVEIRQPNAPVISNVTALPVRDPDEIRRLLVAQIISPVRWVASMRWMIQRGATRFIEFPPARVLTGLLRRIDASVTGLTIDQPSDFDKLSGNGAPRAAPSGNPPSRRASLS, encoded by the coding sequence ATGGTAGCCATCGCCTACTTGCTGCCGGGGCAGGGCGCCCAGGCGGTCGGGATGGGCAAGGCCTTCTACGACCGCTTCGAGATCTCCAGAGAGATCTACAAGCAGGCCAACAAAGCGCTCGGGTTTGACGTCACCGCCCTGTGCTTCGAAGGCCCGCCGGAAGACCTGACAAAAACCGAAACATGCCAGCCCGCCCTGTTTGTCACGTCAATGGCCGCCTATGCCGCCTTCCGTGAAACAGCGCCTACCATAACCCCCGTTGGTGTTGCCGGGCTGAGTCTTGGGGAGTTGACGTCGCTCGCGGTGGCGGAGGCGTTTTCGCTGAGCGATGCGTTCTATCTCGTGAAGGCTCGAGGTGAAGCGATGGCGGAGTGCGCGGTGAAATCCGGCGGGGCGATGCTGGCGGTGATCGGCTTAACCGAAGAGGCCATCAACGGGGTGTGCCACCAATCCGGGGCCACCGCGGCGAATTTCAATGCGCCGGATCAAATTGTGCTCTCCGGCACGGTGGCGGCGATTGCCCATGCCGGGGAATTGGCAAAAGCTGCCGGAGCGAAACGGGCGATTCGGCTGGAGGTGGCCGGGGCCTTTCATTCGCCGATCATGCAGCCGGCTGCCGAGGCGTTCAAGCGCGCCCTCGCGAAGGTTGAGATCCGCCAACCGAACGCTCCCGTCATCAGCAATGTGACAGCGCTTCCGGTGCGCGATCCTGATGAGATCCGCCGGCTGCTCGTCGCACAGATCATCAGCCCGGTGCGGTGGGTGGCGTCGATGCGTTGGATGATTCAGCGGGGGGCCACGCGCTTCATCGAGTTTCCGCCGGCCCGCGTGCTCACCGGGCTGCTGCGCCGCATCGACGCCTCGGTCACCGGCCTGACCATTGATCAGCCTTCCGACTTCGACAAACTCTCCGGCAACGGGGCGCCGCGGGCTGCTCCCTCGGGGAACCCTCCCTCTCGCCGGGCCTCCCTCTCGTGA
- a CDS encoding NUDIX hydrolase, whose translation MTASSNGQLSKQAIAVDVVLLTIQGGTLKLLLVKRKQAPYRGAWALPGGIVGAEESVDAAALRELHEETNIGNIYLEQLYTFGELARDPRGRVITVAYYALVNWQQVQLKARQRVAEAMWFPVKRLPELAFDHRRIVDYALERLQNKVNYTTVGFQLLPREFTLTDLQRSYEVILGRRLDKRNFRRKMLQLGILRGTTRFQASGRQRPARMYTFTEPKVVKLQEKGIIVPF comes from the coding sequence ATGACGGCCTCCTCCAACGGGCAGCTCAGCAAGCAGGCGATCGCCGTGGATGTCGTGTTGCTGACCATCCAGGGCGGCACGCTCAAGCTGCTCCTGGTTAAACGAAAGCAGGCCCCGTATCGGGGGGCCTGGGCCCTGCCCGGGGGGATCGTGGGCGCTGAGGAATCGGTGGATGCCGCCGCCCTGCGGGAGCTGCATGAAGAAACGAACATCGGCAATATTTATCTTGAGCAGCTCTACACCTTTGGCGAGCTGGCGAGGGACCCGCGCGGGCGGGTGATCACCGTCGCCTACTACGCGTTAGTGAACTGGCAGCAAGTGCAGCTGAAGGCCAGGCAGCGGGTAGCTGAGGCGATGTGGTTTCCGGTCAAGCGCCTGCCGGAGCTGGCGTTTGATCACCGCCGCATCGTGGATTACGCGCTGGAGCGTCTGCAGAACAAGGTGAACTACACGACGGTCGGGTTTCAGCTGCTGCCGAGGGAGTTTACGCTGACCGACTTGCAGCGATCCTATGAGGTCATCCTCGGCCGGCGGCTGGATAAGCGGAATTTCCGGCGCAAGATGCTGCAGCTGGGCATCCTGCGGGGGACGACGAGGTTTCAGGCCAGCGGCCGGCAGCGACCGGCGCGGATGTACACGTTTACGGAGCCGAAAGTCGTGAAGCTGCAGGAAAAAGGGATCATCGTGCCCTTCTAA
- a CDS encoding glycosyltransferase family 39 protein — protein MRSTTRILRSEWLLLGVLLLGAAVLLFTRLDAAYLWQDEAETAVVSRNVLRFGYPRAFDGIHLLHLPFATHRPGFVWVFHGWIQFYLTAASFLLFGITTWAARAPFALLGLGSIVLTWRMAKTFVGDRQVAGLTTFLLATSVPFLLHMRQCRYYAPMVVFSLCALLAYWRWLARARFSGWSWLISMLLAFHSAWTASVMLLLGMAGHWWFSSGRAMRRGRETLPWVIAFSVLATAWMLYAHALEHGTHNLLRDLWRNSSFYVKMINSYTVPLGLILAALIIPRCRRMPQAPVPDATRSALHLLGWVIGACLLVLLPARQHFYRYLLIIVPLLYLLTAWGLLRWLGHRPIALAATVLVMVATDVLHRPDRLLHGTSRLFLADYVYELTHDVPDSTRGIVEFLNAHAAPGETVKIRYSIAPLVFYTSLRVDTRSAAFFEHTYPDWIVMQQELMPQHSYTEPYFSDIITHYELIHTAIPDHLWGHAPDPFLHRFRPVTDWPGVVIFHKRATHQPTHAR, from the coding sequence ATGAGATCGACGACGCGCATCTTACGCAGCGAGTGGCTCCTCCTCGGCGTGCTGCTGTTGGGTGCCGCAGTCCTGCTGTTCACGCGGCTTGACGCGGCCTACCTGTGGCAAGACGAAGCCGAAACCGCCGTCGTTTCGCGCAACGTGCTGCGCTTCGGCTACCCCAGAGCCTTCGACGGCATCCATCTGCTGCATTTGCCCTTCGCCACGCACCGGCCTGGCTTCGTCTGGGTCTTCCACGGCTGGATCCAATTTTATCTGACGGCCGCCTCCTTTCTGCTCTTCGGCATCACCACCTGGGCCGCGCGCGCGCCCTTTGCTCTGCTGGGACTCGGCAGCATTGTCCTCACCTGGCGGATGGCCAAAACATTTGTTGGGGACCGGCAGGTCGCGGGGCTCACGACGTTCTTGCTGGCCACCTCGGTGCCGTTTCTGCTGCACATGCGGCAGTGCCGGTATTACGCGCCGATGGTGGTGTTCTCGCTGTGCGCGCTGCTGGCGTATTGGCGGTGGTTGGCGCGGGCGCGTTTCAGCGGGTGGTCATGGCTGATCAGCATGCTGCTCGCGTTTCACTCCGCGTGGACGGCAAGCGTCATGCTGCTGCTGGGCATGGCCGGGCATTGGTGGTTCAGCAGCGGACGGGCCATGCGGCGCGGGCGGGAGACGCTGCCGTGGGTGATTGCCTTCTCCGTGCTGGCCACCGCCTGGATGTTGTACGCCCATGCCTTAGAGCACGGCACGCACAACCTCCTGCGCGATCTGTGGCGCAACAGCTCGTTTTACGTGAAGATGATCAACAGCTACACGGTGCCGCTTGGGCTGATCCTCGCCGCACTCATCATCCCGAGGTGCCGCCGGATGCCTCAAGCACCGGTGCCTGATGCCACCCGCAGCGCATTACACCTCCTCGGCTGGGTGATCGGGGCCTGCCTGCTCGTGCTGCTGCCGGCCCGGCAGCATTTTTACCGGTATCTGCTCATCATCGTGCCGCTGCTCTATCTGCTCACCGCCTGGGGGCTGCTGCGGTGGCTGGGGCATCGCCCGATCGCGTTGGCCGCGACGGTGCTGGTGATGGTGGCGACCGACGTGCTGCACCGGCCGGATCGCCTGCTCCATGGGACCTCCCGGTTGTTTCTCGCGGACTATGTCTATGAGCTCACACACGACGTGCCGGACAGCACGCGGGGTATCGTCGAGTTTTTAAACGCCCATGCCGCGCCGGGCGAGACGGTGAAAATCCGCTACTCGATTGCGCCGCTGGTGTTTTACACGTCGCTGCGGGTGGATACGCGCTCGGCGGCGTTTTTCGAGCACACCTATCCGGATTGGATCGTCATGCAGCAGGAATTGATGCCCCAGCATTCGTACACCGAACCGTATTTTTCCGACATCATCACGCACTATGAGCTCATCCACACCGCCATCCCGGACCACCTGTGGGGACATGCGCCTGATCCGTTTTTGCATCGCTTCCGCCCGGTGACCGATTGGCCCGGTGTGGTCATCTTCCATAAGCGCGCGACCCATCAGCCGACCCATGCCCGCTGA
- a CDS encoding type II toxin-antitoxin system VapC family toxin: protein MKVFIDANIMMYAAGVEHPHKEASIQLMRQISSGAIEAVSNAEVLQELLYRYSKLRLIQEGVALVQQTVQTIMSILPVARLDVMVASELLTKHPQIEARDAVHAAIMFNHGVTHLYSYDRHFDAIPGLTRLEPK, encoded by the coding sequence ATGAAGGTGTTCATCGATGCGAATATTATGATGTACGCGGCGGGTGTGGAACACCCTCATAAAGAGGCATCGATTCAGCTCATGCGCCAGATTTCCAGTGGCGCGATTGAAGCTGTGAGCAACGCTGAAGTGTTACAAGAATTGCTGTATCGTTACTCAAAACTTCGGCTCATTCAGGAGGGGGTCGCCTTAGTTCAGCAGACCGTGCAAACCATCATGTCGATTCTTCCTGTCGCGCGATTAGATGTCATGGTCGCCAGTGAGTTGCTGACCAAGCATCCGCAGATCGAAGCACGCGATGCGGTGCATGCGGCCATCATGTTCAATCATGGCGTCACCCACCTCTATAGCTACGACCGGCATTTTGACGCGATTCCCGGCCTGACCCGCCTCGAGCCGAAGTAA
- a CDS encoding toxin, which produces MAQYRWNPAKNDWLLQHRGISFEQIVWHIAEGYLLDVLFSDKAQYKGQKQLVVAVRGYAYLVPVVEEGEAIILKTIIPSRKLTKQYLRKGGTGDGATEARGT; this is translated from the coding sequence ATGGCGCAGTACCGGTGGAATCCGGCCAAGAACGACTGGCTGCTGCAGCACCGTGGCATTTCCTTCGAGCAGATCGTGTGGCACATCGCGGAAGGATATCTGCTGGATGTGTTGTTCTCCGACAAAGCGCAGTACAAAGGCCAGAAGCAGTTGGTGGTGGCGGTGCGGGGCTATGCCTACCTGGTGCCCGTGGTCGAGGAGGGGGAGGCGATCATCCTGAAGACGATCATCCCCAGCCGCAAGCTCACCAAGCAGTACCTACGGAAAGGGGGAACAGGCGATGGCGCGACTGAAGCACGAGGAACGTAA
- a CDS encoding glycosyltransferase family 2 protein, whose product MTPAPPRVSVLVPAYNEARTIDTVLRAVCRTPIDKEVIVINDGSTDGTGEILERLQQELPIRVITHPKNLGKGQAIRTGIQHSTRDVVLIQDADLECDPAEYPGLLAPMMDERVKIVYGSRFHGVPLTSGGHHRLGNWVITAMVNLLFGSSLTDAETGYKVFRRMVVAPMQLRALSFDFEVEFTCKALRLKHAIVEVPVAYTRRRSYAEGKKITWKDGVRALWVITRCRFTSAAAPPPSGTS is encoded by the coding sequence ATGACGCCCGCCCCCCCAAGGGTCAGCGTGTTGGTGCCGGCCTACAACGAGGCGCGGACGATTGACACGGTGCTTCGCGCCGTCTGCCGCACCCCCATCGACAAAGAAGTGATCGTGATCAACGACGGCTCCACCGACGGCACCGGGGAGATCCTCGAGCGGCTTCAGCAGGAGCTGCCGATCCGCGTCATCACCCACCCGAAGAATCTCGGCAAGGGGCAGGCGATTCGCACCGGCATCCAGCACAGCACCCGCGACGTCGTGCTCATCCAGGATGCCGATCTGGAATGCGATCCAGCGGAGTACCCAGGGCTGCTCGCACCGATGATGGATGAGCGGGTGAAGATCGTCTACGGGTCGCGCTTCCACGGCGTGCCGCTCACCTCAGGTGGCCATCACCGGCTGGGAAACTGGGTAATCACCGCGATGGTCAATCTGCTCTTTGGCTCCTCGCTCACCGACGCCGAGACCGGCTACAAGGTGTTTCGACGGATGGTGGTCGCACCCATGCAGCTGCGCGCCTTGAGTTTTGACTTTGAGGTGGAGTTCACCTGCAAGGCGCTCCGGCTTAAGCATGCGATCGTTGAGGTGCCGGTGGCCTACACGCGCCGCCGCAGCTATGCCGAGGGGAAAAAGATTACGTGGAAAGACGGCGTGCGCGCCCTGTGGGTGATTACGCGGTGCCGGTTTACCTCGGCGGCGGCTCCACCGCCATCCGGTACATCGTGA
- the nadA gene encoding quinolinate synthase NadA, translated as MDTQTITPALLNGNGHAAHGQRRRDAATNGRGSGDFLKNKIRRLKQERQAIILAHNYQEGSIQDVADFVGDSLGLARQAQATDAKVILFCGVHFMAETAAMLCPDKTVLIPDLAAGCSLADMIVPEQIKAWRGRHPDGVVVCYVNTSAAVKAECDYCATSTNGVKVIEHIPEEKEILFVPDYYLGSYLKAKTKRKIHLWKGYCPAHAAILPEEVDRLREEHPDAEFLMHPECGCLTKQMNLADQILSTEGMVQHVKRSPGSEFIIATETGLLNRLQTQYPEKQFYPASRFATCHHMQRNTLEKAFMALVTMQHVVTVDPKIAARAVLPIQRMLDIV; from the coding sequence ATGGACACGCAGACCATCACGCCAGCGCTCCTCAATGGCAACGGCCATGCGGCCCATGGCCAGCGGAGGAGAGACGCCGCAACCAACGGTCGAGGAAGCGGCGACTTTCTCAAAAACAAGATCCGCAGGCTCAAGCAAGAGCGCCAGGCGATCATTCTGGCGCACAACTATCAAGAAGGTTCGATTCAAGATGTGGCAGATTTCGTGGGTGATTCTCTTGGACTTGCTCGGCAAGCGCAAGCAACCGACGCCAAGGTGATTCTCTTCTGCGGGGTGCACTTCATGGCCGAAACCGCGGCCATGCTCTGCCCCGACAAAACGGTGCTCATACCCGATCTCGCGGCAGGCTGCTCGCTGGCGGACATGATCGTCCCGGAGCAGATCAAGGCGTGGCGAGGCAGGCACCCGGACGGCGTGGTGGTGTGCTACGTCAATACCTCAGCGGCGGTCAAAGCGGAGTGCGACTATTGCGCCACGTCGACAAACGGCGTCAAGGTCATTGAGCATATTCCGGAGGAGAAGGAGATCTTGTTCGTGCCGGATTATTATTTAGGCAGCTATTTGAAGGCGAAGACGAAGCGGAAGATCCATCTCTGGAAAGGCTACTGCCCGGCGCATGCGGCGATCCTTCCCGAGGAAGTGGATCGCCTCCGCGAAGAGCATCCGGACGCTGAGTTCCTCATGCATCCCGAGTGCGGCTGCCTGACGAAACAGATGAACTTGGCCGATCAGATCCTCTCCACGGAGGGCATGGTCCAGCACGTGAAACGCTCTCCAGGGTCGGAATTCATCATTGCCACTGAAACCGGACTGCTGAACCGATTGCAGACGCAGTATCCTGAGAAACAGTTTTACCCCGCTAGCCGATTCGCCACCTGCCACCACATGCAACGCAACACGCTGGAGAAAGCGTTCATGGCGCTGGTGACCATGCAGCATGTGGTGACGGTGGATCCGAAGATCGCCGCGCGCGCCGTCCTGCCCATCCAGCGCATGCTGGATATTGTCTAG
- a CDS encoding class I SAM-dependent methyltransferase, which produces MTQAQSDAYVCGMVPHEHDPKFFAQHLCAYAFTKPYVKGKRVLEVGFGSGYGSAYLAEGAAEVIGIDSAPGNAARAAAIYRHPNLRFAHMDAGKLQFPDHSFDVVCSFQVIEHIPEPQLPAFVSELARVLKPDGVCAISTLNLEQAMKPGRPYTKLCYHEKEFTAPELKALLVTAFPSVELHGLYPSMKQRLFQRLKRWGLMKWGPAHLNPIARFYQHTTVKDFVTKPFVTRQALDLYALCRKTASR; this is translated from the coding sequence ATGACTCAAGCACAGTCAGACGCTTATGTGTGCGGGATGGTGCCGCACGAGCACGACCCGAAATTTTTCGCCCAGCACCTGTGCGCCTACGCCTTTACCAAGCCGTATGTCAAGGGGAAGCGGGTGCTCGAGGTGGGATTCGGTTCAGGCTACGGCTCGGCCTATCTTGCCGAAGGTGCAGCGGAGGTGATCGGCATCGACTCAGCTCCCGGCAATGCCGCGCGGGCTGCTGCCATCTATCGGCATCCGAACCTGCGGTTTGCGCACATGGACGCCGGAAAACTGCAGTTTCCCGATCACAGCTTTGACGTCGTCTGCTCGTTTCAAGTGATTGAGCATATCCCGGAGCCGCAGCTGCCGGCGTTTGTTAGCGAGCTGGCCCGCGTGCTGAAGCCGGATGGCGTCTGCGCGATCTCAACGCTGAATCTTGAGCAGGCGATGAAGCCCGGCCGGCCGTACACCAAACTGTGCTACCACGAGAAAGAGTTTACGGCCCCGGAGCTGAAGGCGCTGCTCGTAACGGCCTTCCCCTCGGTTGAGCTGCACGGCCTGTATCCGTCCATGAAGCAGCGCCTCTTCCAGCGCTTGAAGCGGTGGGGCCTGATGAAATGGGGGCCGGCGCATCTCAATCCGATCGCCCGCTTCTATCAACACACCACCGTGAAGGATTTCGTCACCAAGCCGTTCGTCACGCGCCAAGCGCTAGACCTCTACGCCCTCTGCCGCAAGACGGCTTCCCGCTAA
- a CDS encoding septation protein SpoVG family protein has protein sequence MAQALMVKRITRFDGGGSTKAFADLAIGEEFLVKGLRVINGKNGLFVSMPRQQRQGKWTDTVETLTKDTKTTVERLVLDAYQQNPAQ, from the coding sequence ATGGCACAGGCACTGATGGTGAAGCGCATCACGCGGTTTGACGGCGGGGGTTCGACCAAGGCGTTCGCCGACCTCGCCATTGGGGAGGAGTTTCTTGTGAAGGGGCTGCGCGTGATCAACGGCAAGAACGGCCTGTTCGTCTCCATGCCGCGCCAGCAACGGCAAGGCAAGTGGACTGACACCGTGGAGACGCTCACTAAGGATACGAAGACGACCGTCGAGCGCCTCGTCCTCGACGCGTATCAGCAGAACCCCGCACAGTAA